In Rahnella sikkimica, the following are encoded in one genomic region:
- the rplA gene encoding 50S ribosomal protein L1, with amino-acid sequence MAKLTKRMRVIRDKVDATKQYDITEAVALLKELATAKFVESVDVAVNLGIDARKSDQNVRGATVLPHGTGRSVRVAVFAQGANAEAAKAAGAELVGMEDLADMIKKGEMNFDVVIASPDAMRVVGQLGQVLGPRGLMPNPKVGTVTPNVAEAVKNAKAGQVRYRNDKNGIIHTTIGKVDFESDKLKENLEALLVALKKAKPSQAKGVFIKKVSLSTTMGAGLSVDQSGLSAVVN; translated from the coding sequence ATGGCTAAGCTGACCAAGCGCATGCGCGTGATCCGTGACAAAGTTGATGCTACTAAACAGTACGACATCACCGAAGCCGTTGCTCTGCTCAAAGAGCTGGCCACTGCTAAATTCGTAGAAAGCGTGGACGTTGCTGTTAACCTCGGCATCGACGCACGTAAATCTGATCAAAACGTTCGCGGCGCAACCGTACTGCCACACGGCACCGGTCGTTCTGTTCGCGTTGCCGTCTTCGCCCAAGGTGCAAACGCTGAAGCTGCTAAAGCTGCAGGCGCTGAACTGGTAGGTATGGAAGATCTGGCTGACATGATCAAGAAAGGCGAAATGAACTTCGACGTTGTTATCGCATCTCCAGATGCAATGCGCGTTGTTGGCCAATTAGGTCAGGTTCTGGGCCCACGTGGCCTGATGCCTAACCCGAAAGTTGGTACTGTAACGCCTAACGTTGCTGAAGCAGTTAAGAATGCTAAAGCAGGCCAGGTTCGTTACCGTAACGACAAAAACGGCATCATCCATACCACTATTGGTAAGGTTGATTTCGAATCCGACAAGCTGAAAGAAAACCTGGAAGCTCTGTTGGTCGCTCTGAAGAAAGCGAAGCCTTCTCAGGCTAAAGGCGTTTTCATCAAGAAAGTCAGCCTGTCCACTACCATGGGCGCGGGTCTTTCTGTTGATCAAAGCGGCCTGAGCGCTGTAGTTAACTAA
- the rpoB gene encoding DNA-directed RNA polymerase subunit beta yields MVYSYTEKKRIRKDFGKRPQVLDIPFLLSIQLDSFQKFIEQDPEGQHGLEAAFRSVFPIKSYSGNSELQYVSYRLGEPVFDVKECQIRGVTFSAPLRVKLRLVIYEREAPEGTVKDIKEQEVYMGEIPLMTENGTFVINGTERVIVSQLHRSPGVFFDSDKGKTHSSGKVLYNARIIPYRGSWLDFEFDPKDNLFVRIDRRRKLPATIILRALSYTTEQILDLFFEKVIYQIRDNKLQMELVPERLRGETASFDIEADGKVYIEKGRRITARHIRQLEKDDIQRIEVPVEYIAGKVVAKDYIDTNTGELIVPANMELSLDLLAKLSQAGHKTIETLFTNDLDHGAYMSETIRVDPTSDRLSALVEIYRMMRPGEPPTREAAESLFENLFFSEDRYDLSAVGRMKFNRSLLRDEIEGSGILSKDDIIQVMRKLIGIRNGQGEVDDIDHLGNRRIRSVGEMAENQFRVGLVRVERAVKERLSLGDLDTLMPQDMINAKPISAAVKEFFGSSQLSQFMDQNNPLSEITHKRRISALGPGGLTRERAGFEVRDVHPTHYGRVCPIETPEGPNIGLINSLSVYAQTNEYGFLETPYRRVREGMVTDEINYLSAIEEGNFVIAQANSNLDEEGHFLEDLVTCRSKGESSLFSRDQVDYMDVSTQQIVSVGASLIPFLEHDDANRALMGANMQRQAVPTLRADKPLVGTGMERAVAVDSGVTAVAKRGGIVQYVDASRIVIRVNEEEMYPGEAGIDIYNLTKYTRSNQNTCINQMPCVNLGEPIERGDVLADGPSTDLGELALGQNMRVAFMPWNGYNFEDSILVSERVVQEDRFTTIHIQELACVSRDTKLGPEEITADIPNVGEAALSKLDESGIVYIGAEVTGGDILVGKVTPKGETQLTPEEKLLRAIFGEKASDVKDSSLRVPNGVSGTIIDVQVFTRDGVEKDKRALEIEEMQLKQAKKDLTEELQILEAGLFARIQSALVAGGVEADKLGKLPRDRWLELSLTDEDKQNQLEQLAEQYDELKSEFEKKLEAKRRKITQGDDLAPGVLKIVKVYLAVKRQIQPGDKMAGRHGNKGVISKINPIEDMPYDENGTPVDIVLNPLGVPSRMNIGQILETHLGMAAKGIGEKINAMLKKHEEVSKLREFIQRAYDLGDDVRQKVDLTTFTDDEVLRLAENLKKGMPIATPVFDGAKETEIKQLLEMGGVPTSGQITLFDGRTGEQFERQVTVGYMYMLKLNHLVDDKMHARSTGSYSLVTQQPLGGKAQFGGQRFGEMEVWALEAYGAAYTLQEMLTVKSDDVNGRTKMYKNIVDGDHRMEPGMPESFNVLLKEIRSLGINIELEDE; encoded by the coding sequence ATGGTTTACTCCTATACCGAGAAAAAACGCATTCGTAAGGATTTTGGTAAACGTCCACAAGTTTTGGACATTCCCTTTCTCCTTTCTATCCAGCTTGACTCGTTCCAGAAGTTTATCGAGCAAGATCCGGAAGGCCAGCACGGTTTGGAAGCTGCATTCCGTTCTGTATTTCCAATCAAGAGCTACAGCGGCAATTCTGAGCTGCAATACGTTAGCTACCGTCTTGGTGAGCCAGTATTCGACGTTAAAGAATGCCAGATCCGTGGTGTAACTTTCTCCGCGCCACTGCGTGTGAAATTGCGTCTGGTAATCTACGAGCGTGAAGCACCAGAAGGTACGGTCAAAGACATCAAGGAACAAGAAGTCTATATGGGCGAAATTCCGCTCATGACCGAAAATGGTACCTTTGTGATTAACGGTACTGAGAGGGTTATCGTATCTCAGCTTCACCGTAGTCCAGGCGTATTCTTTGACAGTGATAAGGGTAAAACCCATTCATCGGGTAAAGTGCTGTACAACGCACGTATCATCCCTTACCGCGGTTCATGGTTAGATTTCGAGTTTGACCCGAAAGACAACCTGTTTGTACGTATTGACCGTCGCCGCAAATTGCCAGCGACCATCATTCTGCGTGCATTAAGCTATACCACTGAACAGATCCTTGACCTGTTCTTTGAGAAGGTGATTTACCAGATCCGCGACAACAAGTTGCAGATGGAGCTGGTACCTGAGCGCCTGCGTGGTGAAACCGCTTCCTTTGATATCGAAGCTGACGGCAAAGTCTATATCGAGAAAGGCCGCCGTATCACTGCACGCCATATTCGCCAGCTTGAAAAAGACGACATTCAGCGCATCGAAGTTCCTGTTGAGTACATCGCAGGGAAAGTCGTTGCTAAAGACTACATCGACACTAATACCGGTGAGCTGATTGTCCCTGCGAACATGGAATTGTCTCTGGATTTACTGGCTAAATTGAGCCAGGCCGGACACAAAACTATTGAAACGCTGTTCACCAACGATCTCGATCATGGCGCGTACATGTCCGAGACCATTCGCGTCGACCCAACCAGCGATCGCCTGAGCGCACTGGTTGAGATCTACCGCATGATGCGTCCTGGTGAACCACCAACTCGCGAAGCTGCTGAAAGCCTGTTTGAGAACCTGTTCTTCTCTGAAGATCGTTACGACCTGTCTGCAGTTGGTCGTATGAAGTTCAACCGTTCTCTGCTGCGTGATGAAATCGAAGGTTCAGGTATCCTGAGCAAAGACGACATCATCCAGGTAATGAGAAAGCTGATCGGCATTCGTAACGGCCAGGGCGAAGTGGATGATATCGACCACTTAGGCAACCGTCGTATTCGTTCTGTCGGCGAAATGGCTGAAAACCAATTCCGTGTAGGTTTGGTTCGTGTTGAGCGTGCAGTTAAAGAGCGCCTGTCTCTCGGCGACCTCGACACTCTGATGCCTCAGGACATGATCAACGCTAAGCCGATCTCGGCTGCGGTGAAAGAGTTCTTCGGTTCAAGCCAGCTGTCACAATTTATGGACCAGAACAACCCGTTGTCTGAGATCACGCACAAACGTCGTATCTCCGCATTGGGCCCGGGCGGTTTGACCCGTGAACGTGCTGGCTTTGAAGTTCGAGACGTACACCCGACTCACTACGGTCGCGTATGCCCAATCGAAACGCCAGAAGGTCCAAACATCGGTCTGATCAACTCCTTGTCTGTCTACGCACAGACCAATGAGTACGGTTTCCTGGAAACCCCTTACCGCCGTGTGCGTGAAGGTATGGTTACCGATGAGATTAACTACCTGTCTGCCATTGAAGAAGGCAACTTCGTAATCGCTCAGGCGAACTCCAACCTGGACGAAGAAGGCCACTTCCTGGAAGACTTAGTCACTTGTCGTAGCAAAGGCGAATCAAGCCTGTTTAGCCGCGATCAGGTTGACTACATGGACGTTTCCACCCAGCAGATCGTCTCCGTTGGTGCTTCTCTGATTCCATTCCTGGAACACGATGACGCCAACCGTGCATTGATGGGTGCGAACATGCAACGTCAGGCAGTTCCAACTCTGCGCGCTGATAAGCCGCTGGTAGGTACTGGTATGGAACGTGCTGTAGCGGTTGACTCCGGTGTTACTGCCGTAGCCAAACGTGGCGGTATTGTTCAGTACGTGGATGCATCCCGTATCGTTATTCGTGTTAACGAAGAAGAGATGTACCCGGGCGAAGCAGGTATCGACATTTATAACCTGACCAAATACACCCGTTCTAACCAGAACACCTGCATCAACCAGATGCCGTGTGTGAATCTGGGCGAACCCATCGAGCGCGGTGACGTGCTGGCAGATGGTCCGTCAACAGATCTGGGTGAACTGGCACTGGGTCAGAACATGCGTGTCGCGTTCATGCCTTGGAACGGTTACAACTTCGAAGACTCCATCTTGGTCTCCGAACGTGTTGTGCAGGAAGACCGCTTCACGACCATCCATATCCAGGAACTGGCATGTGTGTCCCGTGACACCAAGTTAGGGCCTGAAGAGATCACCGCTGACATCCCTAACGTGGGTGAAGCTGCGCTCTCCAAACTGGATGAATCCGGTATCGTTTATATCGGTGCTGAAGTAACCGGTGGTGACATTCTGGTCGGTAAAGTTACACCTAAAGGTGAAACTCAGCTGACTCCGGAAGAGAAACTGCTGCGTGCGATCTTCGGTGAGAAAGCGTCTGATGTTAAAGACTCTTCTCTGCGTGTACCAAACGGCGTTTCCGGTACGATTATTGACGTGCAGGTCTTCACCCGCGATGGCGTGGAAAAAGACAAACGTGCGTTAGAAATCGAAGAAATGCAGCTGAAACAGGCTAAGAAAGACCTGACTGAAGAGCTGCAAATCCTGGAAGCTGGCCTGTTTGCACGTATCCAGTCTGCGCTGGTTGCTGGCGGTGTTGAAGCTGACAAGCTGGGCAAATTGCCTCGCGATCGTTGGTTAGAACTGTCACTGACTGACGAAGACAAACAGAATCAGTTGGAACAGCTTGCTGAACAGTACGACGAACTGAAATCCGAGTTTGAGAAAAAACTCGAAGCTAAGCGTCGTAAAATCACTCAGGGCGATGATCTGGCACCGGGTGTGCTGAAAATCGTTAAAGTGTATTTGGCGGTTAAACGTCAAATCCAGCCTGGTGACAAAATGGCAGGCCGCCACGGTAACAAAGGTGTTATCTCCAAGATCAATCCGATCGAAGATATGCCTTACGATGAAAACGGGACTCCTGTTGATATCGTACTGAACCCGCTGGGCGTTCCATCACGTATGAACATTGGTCAGATTTTGGAAACCCACCTGGGTATGGCCGCGAAAGGTATTGGTGAAAAAATCAATGCCATGCTGAAGAAACATGAAGAAGTTTCTAAGCTGCGCGAGTTCATCCAGCGTGCCTATGATCTGGGCGACGACGTACGTCAGAAAGTTGATCTGACCACCTTCACCGATGATGAAGTATTGCGTCTGGCAGAGAACCTGAAAAAAGGTATGCCAATCGCGACACCAGTCTTCGACGGTGCGAAAGAGACAGAGATCAAGCAACTGCTTGAAATGGGCGGCGTCCCAACCTCTGGCCAGATCACACTGTTTGACGGCCGTACCGGCGAGCAATTTGAGCGTCAGGTTACCGTCGGCTACATGTACATGCTGAAACTGAACCACCTGGTTGACGATAAGATGCACGCGCGTTCTACCGGTTCTTACAGCCTCGTTACTCAGCAGCCGCTGGGTGGTAAAGCTCAGTTCGGTGGTCAGCGCTTCGGTGAGATGGAAGTGTGGGCACTGGAAGCATACGGTGCCGCTTATACCCTGCAGGAAATGCTGACGGTTAAGTCCGATGACGTTAACGGCCGTACTAAGATGTATAAAAACATCGTAGATGGCGATCATCGTATGGAACCAGGCATGCCGGAGTCCTTCAACGTACTGTTGAAAGAAATCCGTTCTCTGGGTATCAACATCGAGCTGGAAGACGAGTAA
- the rplJ gene encoding 50S ribosomal protein L10, with amino-acid sequence MALNLQDKQAIVAEVIEVAKGALSAVVADSRGVTVDKMTELRKAGREAGVYMRVVRNTLMRRVVEGTQFECLKDTFVGPTLIAFSTEHPGAAARLFKDFAKANAKFEVKAAAFEGEFISAAQIDRLATLPTYEEAIARLMATMKEAAAGKLVRTLAAVRDQKEAA; translated from the coding sequence ATGGCATTAAATCTTCAAGACAAACAAGCGATTGTTGCTGAAGTCATCGAAGTAGCCAAAGGCGCGCTGTCTGCGGTTGTTGCGGATTCCCGTGGCGTAACTGTAGATAAAATGACTGAACTGCGTAAAGCAGGTCGTGAAGCTGGCGTTTACATGCGTGTTGTTCGTAACACCTTGATGCGTCGCGTCGTAGAAGGTACTCAGTTTGAGTGCCTGAAAGACACGTTTGTCGGTCCAACCTTGATTGCATTCTCTACTGAACACCCAGGCGCTGCTGCCCGTCTGTTCAAAGATTTCGCTAAAGCGAATGCAAAATTTGAGGTTAAAGCTGCGGCCTTTGAAGGTGAGTTTATCTCTGCGGCTCAAATCGACCGCTTGGCAACTCTGCCTACTTACGAAGAAGCAATCGCACGCCTGATGGCAACCATGAAAGAAGCCGCTGCAGGCAAATTGGTTCGCACTCTGGCTGCTGTACGCGATCAGAAAGAAGCTGCTTAA
- the rplL gene encoding 50S ribosomal protein L7/L12 produces the protein MSITKEQIIEGVAALSVMEIVELISAMEEKFGVSAAAAVAGPAAAAEAVEEKTEFDVVLAAVGANKVAVIKAVRTATGLGLKEAKDLVESAPAALKEGISKDDAEALKKSLEEAGASVEVK, from the coding sequence ATGTCAATCACTAAAGAACAAATCATTGAAGGCGTTGCAGCTCTGTCTGTAATGGAAATCGTTGAACTGATCTCCGCTATGGAAGAAAAATTCGGCGTTTCTGCTGCTGCTGCTGTTGCAGGTCCTGCTGCTGCTGCTGAAGCTGTTGAAGAAAAAACTGAGTTCGACGTTGTTCTGGCTGCTGTTGGCGCGAACAAAGTTGCAGTTATCAAAGCTGTTCGTACCGCAACTGGCCTGGGTCTGAAAGAAGCTAAAGACCTGGTTGAGTCTGCTCCAGCAGCTCTGAAAGAAGGCATCAGCAAAGACGACGCTGAAGCTCTGAAAAAATCTCTGGAAGAAGCTGGTGCTTCTGTTGAAGTTAAGTAA
- the rplK gene encoding 50S ribosomal protein L11, producing the protein MAKKVQAYVKLQVAAGMANPSPPVGPALGQQGVNIMEFCKAFNAKTESMEKGLPTPVVITVYSDRSFTFVTKTPPAAVLLKKAAGIKSGSGKPNKDKVGKVTSAQVREIAETKAADMTGSNVEAMTRSIEGTARSMGLVVED; encoded by the coding sequence ATGGCCAAGAAAGTACAAGCCTACGTTAAGCTGCAAGTTGCAGCTGGTATGGCAAACCCAAGTCCGCCAGTTGGTCCAGCTCTGGGTCAGCAAGGCGTTAACATCATGGAATTTTGTAAGGCGTTCAATGCTAAGACTGAAAGCATGGAAAAAGGCCTGCCAACTCCTGTTGTTATTACCGTTTATTCTGACCGTTCTTTCACCTTCGTTACCAAAACCCCTCCTGCAGCAGTATTGCTGAAGAAAGCGGCTGGTATCAAGTCTGGTTCTGGCAAGCCGAACAAAGACAAAGTGGGTAAAGTAACGAGTGCTCAGGTTCGTGAAATCGCAGAAACCAAAGCTGCGGACATGACTGGTTCTAACGTTGAAGCGATGACTCGCTCCATCGAAGGTACTGCTCGTTCCATGGGCCTGGTAGTGGAGGATTAA
- the rpoC gene encoding DNA-directed RNA polymerase subunit beta', with protein sequence MKDLLKFLKAQTKTEEFDAIKIALASPDMIRSWSFGEVKKPETINYRTFKPERDGLFCARIFGPVKDYECLCGKYKRLKHRGVICEKCGVEVTQTKVRRERMGHIELASPTAHIWFLKSLPSRIGLLLDMPLRDIERVLYFESYVVIEGGMTNLEKRQILTEEQYLDALEEFGDEFDAKMGAEAIQALLKNMDLEAECEQLREELNETNSETKRKKLTKRIKLLEAFVQSGNKPEWMILTVLPVLPPDLRPLVPLDGGRFATSDLNDLYRRVINRNNRLKRLLDLAAPDIIVRNEKRMLQEAVDALLDNGRRGRAITGSNKRPLKSLADMIKGKQGRFRQNLLGKRVDYSGRSVITVGPYLRLHQCGLPKKMALELFKPFIYGKLELRGLATTIKAAKKMVEREEAVVWDILDEVIREHPVLLNRAPTLHRLGIQAFEPVLIEGKAIQLHPLVCAAYNADFDGDQMAVHVPLTLEAQLEARALMMSTNNILSPANGEPIIVPSQDVVLGLYYMTRDCVNAKGEGMVLTGPKEAERIYRGGLASLHARVKVRITEEIKNTEGEVTHKTSIIDTTVGRAILWMIVPKGLPFSIVNQPLGKKAISKMLNTCYRILGLKPTVIFADQIMYTGFAYAARSGASVGIDDMVIPAKKAEIIEEAETEVAEIQEQFQSGLVTAGERYNKVIDIWAAANERVAKAMMENLSVEDVVNRDGVVEQQVSFNSIFMMADSGARGSAAQIRQLAGMRGLMAKPDGSIIETPITANFREGLNVLQYFISTHGARKGLADTALKTANSGYLTRRLVDVAQDLVVTEDDCGTHEGIMMTPVIEGGDVKEPLRERVLGRVTAEDIIKPGTADILVPRNTLLHEKTCDLLEENSVDSVKVRSVVSCETDFGVCANCYGRDLARGHIINKGEAIGVIAAQSIGEPGTQLTMRTFHIGGAASRAAAESSIQVKNTGTIKLSNHKHVSNSNGKLVITSRNTELKLIDEFGRTKESYKVPYGSVMGKGDGASVNGGETVANWDPHTMPVISEVSGFIRFADMVDTQTITRQTDDLTGLSSLVVLDSAERTGSGKDLRPALKIVDAKGDDVLIPGTDMPAQYFLPGKAIVQLEDGTQIHSGDTLARIPQESGGTKDITGGLPRVADLFEARRPKEPAILAEISGIISFGKETKGKRRLVISPLDGSDAYEEMIPKWRQLNVFEGEVVERGDVVSDGPESPHDILRLRGVHAVTRYITNEVQEVYRLQGVKINDKHIEVIVRQMLRKGTIVSAGGTDFLEGEQAEMSRVKIANRKLEAEGKITATFSRDLLGITKASLATESFISAASFQETTRVLTEAAVAGKRDELRGLKENVIVGRLIPAGTGYSYHQERARRKAQGDVPVAPPVSADEATANLAELLNAGFGNNDE encoded by the coding sequence GTGAAAGACTTACTAAAGTTTCTGAAAGCGCAAACTAAGACCGAAGAGTTTGATGCGATCAAAATTGCTCTGGCATCGCCAGACATGATCCGTTCTTGGTCTTTTGGTGAAGTTAAGAAGCCAGAAACCATTAACTACCGTACGTTCAAACCAGAACGTGACGGCCTTTTCTGCGCCCGTATTTTCGGACCAGTAAAAGACTACGAATGCCTGTGCGGTAAGTACAAGCGTTTAAAACATCGTGGCGTGATCTGCGAGAAGTGCGGCGTTGAAGTGACCCAGACTAAAGTACGCCGTGAGCGTATGGGCCACATCGAACTGGCTTCCCCGACAGCACACATCTGGTTCCTGAAATCGCTGCCTTCGCGCATCGGTTTGCTGCTGGATATGCCACTGCGTGACATCGAACGTGTTCTGTACTTCGAATCCTATGTGGTTATCGAAGGCGGCATGACTAACCTCGAAAAACGCCAGATCCTGACTGAAGAGCAGTATCTGGATGCGTTGGAAGAGTTTGGTGATGAGTTCGACGCGAAGATGGGTGCTGAAGCTATTCAGGCTCTGTTGAAAAACATGGATCTGGAAGCGGAATGCGAACAACTGCGTGAAGAGTTGAACGAAACCAACTCCGAAACCAAACGTAAGAAGCTGACCAAGCGTATCAAGCTGCTGGAAGCGTTTGTTCAATCTGGTAACAAACCAGAGTGGATGATCCTGACCGTGCTGCCTGTTCTGCCACCAGACTTGCGTCCATTGGTTCCGTTGGACGGCGGCCGTTTCGCAACGTCGGATCTGAACGATCTGTATCGTCGCGTGATCAACCGTAACAACCGTCTGAAACGCCTGTTGGATCTGGCTGCGCCAGACATCATCGTACGTAACGAAAAACGTATGCTGCAAGAAGCGGTAGATGCTTTGCTGGATAACGGCCGTCGCGGTCGTGCAATCACCGGCTCTAACAAGCGTCCGCTGAAATCTCTGGCAGACATGATTAAAGGTAAACAGGGTCGTTTCCGTCAGAACTTGCTGGGTAAACGTGTCGACTACTCTGGTCGTTCCGTTATCACCGTAGGTCCATACCTGCGTCTGCACCAGTGTGGTCTGCCGAAGAAAATGGCACTGGAACTGTTCAAACCGTTCATCTACGGCAAATTGGAGCTGCGTGGCCTGGCCACCACTATCAAAGCCGCTAAGAAAATGGTTGAGCGCGAAGAAGCTGTCGTTTGGGATATCCTGGACGAAGTTATCCGCGAACACCCGGTACTGCTGAACCGTGCACCAACCCTGCACCGTTTAGGTATCCAGGCGTTTGAACCGGTTCTGATCGAAGGTAAAGCAATTCAGCTGCACCCGCTGGTTTGTGCGGCCTATAACGCCGACTTCGATGGTGACCAGATGGCTGTTCACGTACCGCTGACGCTGGAAGCCCAGCTGGAAGCGCGTGCGCTGATGATGTCTACCAACAACATCCTGTCACCTGCGAACGGCGAGCCAATCATCGTTCCTTCTCAGGACGTTGTATTGGGTCTGTACTACATGACTCGTGACTGTGTTAACGCCAAAGGCGAAGGCATGGTTCTGACCGGTCCTAAAGAAGCTGAGCGTATTTATCGCGGCGGTTTGGCCTCTCTGCATGCGCGTGTCAAAGTGCGTATTACCGAAGAGATCAAAAATACCGAAGGCGAAGTTACGCACAAGACGTCGATTATTGACACGACTGTCGGTCGCGCCATCCTGTGGATGATCGTGCCAAAAGGTCTGCCGTTCTCTATCGTCAACCAGCCTCTGGGCAAAAAAGCTATCTCCAAAATGCTGAACACCTGTTACCGCATTTTGGGCCTGAAGCCGACCGTTATTTTTGCTGACCAGATCATGTACACCGGTTTTGCTTACGCTGCCCGTTCAGGCGCGTCAGTCGGTATCGATGACATGGTAATCCCTGCGAAGAAAGCAGAGATCATCGAAGAAGCAGAAACCGAAGTTGCTGAAATCCAGGAACAGTTCCAGTCTGGTCTGGTCACTGCTGGCGAACGCTATAACAAAGTGATCGACATCTGGGCTGCGGCCAACGAACGTGTTGCTAAGGCAATGATGGAAAACTTGTCTGTTGAAGACGTCGTCAACCGTGACGGTGTTGTTGAACAGCAGGTTTCCTTCAACAGTATCTTTATGATGGCCGACTCCGGTGCGCGTGGTTCTGCTGCACAGATTCGTCAGCTGGCCGGTATGCGTGGCCTGATGGCTAAGCCGGATGGTTCCATCATTGAAACGCCAATCACCGCGAACTTCCGTGAAGGTCTGAACGTACTCCAGTACTTCATCTCTACTCACGGTGCGCGTAAAGGCTTGGCGGATACCGCACTTAAAACGGCTAACTCCGGTTATCTGACCCGTCGTCTGGTTGACGTGGCACAGGATCTGGTTGTTACCGAAGACGACTGTGGGACTCACGAAGGCATCATGATGACTCCGGTCATCGAAGGTGGCGACGTTAAAGAACCACTGCGCGAACGTGTATTGGGTCGTGTAACTGCAGAAGATATCATCAAGCCGGGTACGGCAGATATCCTGGTTCCACGTAACACCCTGCTTCATGAGAAGACGTGTGATCTGTTAGAAGAAAACTCCGTCGACAGCGTGAAAGTACGTTCAGTCGTAAGTTGCGAAACCGACTTTGGTGTTTGTGCAAACTGCTACGGTCGCGACCTGGCACGTGGTCACATCATCAACAAAGGTGAAGCGATCGGTGTTATTGCAGCACAGTCCATCGGTGAACCGGGTACTCAGCTGACGATGCGTACGTTCCACATCGGTGGTGCGGCATCTCGTGCGGCTGCTGAATCCAGCATCCAGGTGAAAAACACCGGTACCATTAAACTGAGCAACCACAAGCACGTTAGCAACTCTAACGGCAAACTGGTTATCACTTCCCGTAACACTGAGCTGAAATTGATCGACGAATTCGGTCGTACCAAAGAAAGCTATAAAGTGCCTTACGGTTCCGTGATGGGCAAAGGTGATGGCGCATCTGTTAACGGCGGCGAGACCGTTGCTAACTGGGATCCGCACACAATGCCAGTTATCAGTGAAGTGAGTGGTTTCATTCGCTTTGCCGATATGGTTGATACTCAGACCATTACCCGTCAGACAGATGACCTGACCGGTTTGTCCTCTCTGGTTGTTCTTGATTCTGCAGAACGTACTGGTAGCGGTAAAGACCTGCGTCCGGCACTGAAAATCGTTGATGCTAAAGGCGACGACGTATTGATCCCAGGTACAGATATGCCTGCTCAATACTTCCTGCCAGGTAAAGCGATCGTTCAGCTGGAAGATGGTACTCAGATTCACTCGGGTGACACCCTGGCGCGTATTCCTCAGGAATCCGGCGGTACCAAGGACATCACCGGTGGTCTGCCACGCGTTGCTGACTTGTTCGAAGCGCGTCGTCCGAAAGAGCCTGCAATCCTTGCTGAAATCAGCGGGATCATCTCCTTCGGTAAAGAAACCAAAGGCAAACGTCGTCTGGTAATTTCTCCGTTGGATGGCAGCGATGCTTACGAAGAAATGATTCCAAAATGGCGTCAGCTGAACGTGTTCGAAGGCGAAGTTGTGGAACGTGGTGACGTCGTATCCGACGGCCCTGAGTCTCCACATGACATCCTGCGTCTGCGTGGTGTTCATGCGGTTACCCGCTACATCACCAACGAAGTGCAGGAAGTTTACCGTCTGCAAGGCGTTAAGATTAACGATAAACACATCGAAGTTATCGTTCGTCAGATGTTGCGTAAAGGCACCATCGTTAGCGCGGGTGGCACAGACTTCCTGGAAGGCGAGCAGGCAGAAATGTCTCGCGTTAAAATCGCTAACCGTAAGCTGGAAGCTGAAGGCAAAATCACGGCAACCTTTAGTCGTGACCTGCTCGGTATCACCAAGGCATCCCTGGCGACCGAATCCTTCATCTCTGCTGCGTCGTTCCAGGAAACCACGCGCGTTCTTACCGAAGCGGCTGTTGCCGGTAAACGTGATGAACTGCGTGGCCTGAAAGAGAACGTTATCGTGGGTCGTCTGATCCCAGCCGGTACCGGTTACTCTTACCATCAGGAACGTGCACGTCGTAAAGCACAGGGTGATGTGCCAGTCGCACCGCCAGTGAGCGCGGATGAAGCAACGGCTAACCTGGCTGAATTGCTGAACGCAGGTTTCGGTAACAACGACGAGTAA